TTAATAGGACAATTTGAACATGCAATAAAACAATTAGAAGATTTAACTGGTAAAAAATTTGATGAAAAAAAATTTGAAGAAGCTTGTGCAAGAGCAAATAGAACAGCAGCAGCTTGGTTAAAATCTTGTAACTATATGTCATATAAGCCATCTCCATTAAGTGGCTTTGACTTATTTAATCATATGGCAGATATAGTTGCAGCAAGATGTGATGAAGAAGCGGCAATGGGCTTTGAATTATTGGCACAAGAATTTGAACAATCAATAAAAGATGGAACTTCAACTTGGGAATACCCAGAAGAACATAGAATTCTATTTGAAGGAATACCTTGTTGGCCAGGTTTAAGACCTTTATTTGAACCATTAAAGGATAATGGAGTTAATGTAACAGCTGTTGTTTATGCCCCTGCATTTGGTTTTAGATATGAAAATATGAGGGAAATGGCGGCGGCTTATTGTAAAGCTCCTTGTTCAGTTTGTATAGAAACAGGCGTTGAATGGCGTGAAACTATGGCAAAAGAAAATGGAATAAGCGGGGCTTTAGTAAACTATAATCGTAGTTGTAAACCTTGGAGTGGTGCTATGCCTGAAATAGAAAGAAGATGGAAAGAAGATTTAGGAATTCCAGTAGTTCACTTTGATGGTGACCAAGCTGATGAAAGAAACTTTTCTACAGAGCAATATAATACAAGAGTACAAGGGCTTGTTGAAATAATGAATGAAAGAAAGGCTGAAAAATTAGCAAAGGGTGAAGAAGTTTACACTAATTTTGAAAATACTAAAGAAACAGATTGGTCAAAACCAACACTAAAATAGGAGGAAAGAAATGGCTGAGATTAAGGAATTGTTAAATGATTTTAAGTACTATGCAAATAATCCAAGAAAACAGTTGGATAAATATTTAGCTGAAGGAAAAAAAGCTGTAGGAATATTCCCTTACTATGCCCCAGAAGAAATTGTATATGCAGCTGGTATAGTTCCTTTTGGTGTATGGGGAGGACAAGGACCTATTGAGCAAGCAAAAAATTATTTTCCTACATTTTATTATTCGTTGGCATTGAGATGTTTAGAAATGGCTTTAGATGGTACATTAGATGGCTTATCAGCCTCTATGATAACAACATTAGATGATACATTAAGACCATTCTCACAAAATTACAAGGTAAGTGCGGGAAGAAAGATACCTATGATTTTCTTAAATCATGGTCAACATAGAAAAGAAGATTTTGGTAAAAAATATAATGCTAGAATCTTTAATAAGGCAAAAGAAGAACTTGAAAAAATTTGTGATGTTAAAATAACAGATGAAAATCTAAAGAAGGCATTTAAAGTATATAATGAAAATAGAGAAGAAAAAAGAAAATTTATAAAATTGGCAGCTACTCATCCACAAACAATAAAGGCATCAGATAGATGTTATGTTTTAAAAAGTTCTTATTTCATGTTGAAAGATGAGCATACAGCACTATTAAAACAATTAAATGAAAAATTAGAAGCTTTACCTGAAGAAAAATGGGATGGAGTAAAAGTTGTAACAAGTGGTGTTATAACAGATAATCCAGGACTTTTAGAAGTTTTTGACAACTATAAAGTTTGTGTAGTTGCAGATGATGTTGCACATGAATCAAGAGGACTAAAAGTTGACATTGATTTATCAATAGAAGATCCTATGTTAGCTTTAGCAGACCAATTTGCACGTATGGATGAAGATCCTATATTATATGATCCGGATATTTATAAACGTCCAAAATATGTTCTTGATTTAGTAAAAGAAAATAAGGCGGATGGATGTTTGTTGTTTATGATGAACTTTAATGACACTGAAGAAATGGAATACCCATCTTTAAAACAAGCTTTTGAAGCAGCAAAAGTGCCTTTAATTAAAATGGGTTATGACCAACAAATGGCTGACTTTGGACAAGTTAAAACACAACTTGAAACATTTAATGAAATCGTACAACTTAGTAGATGGTAATATAAGGAGAGGGAAATGAGTCAAAATATATGGGAAAATGATGATTTTATTTTTAAAGGTGATGAGTTAAAAGGAATGACACCAAAAGGAAAAGATAAAGTAAAATCTCAAGGTTTTACTGACATGGTAATTCCAGAAACAACTCCAGAAGGAATTCCAATAAAGAAAATTGGAAGTGAAGCTTTTTATAGAAGAGGCCTTACTTCTGTCGTAATTCCGGATACTGTAGAAAGTATTGGTTATGATGCTTTTGGAGTATGTAAACTAAAAGAAGTAAAATTACCTTCTGCTTTGGTCGAAATTCAAGGTTTTGCTTTCTATAATAATAAGTTAGAAAATGTTGTTTTTGGTGGAAAAGAAAGAATAATAGAACCGAGTGCATTTGCAATGAATAAACTTGAAATAGTTAATCTTCCTGCTTCACTTGAAGAAATAGGAGCTTCAGCATTTTATAAAAATGAATTGAGCTCTATAAAGTTCCCTGAAGGAATGAAAAAAATAGATATGTATGCTTTTTTAAAGAATAATATTTCTGAGGTAGAAATACCTAAAAATATAGAAGTTTTACATAGGAATGCTTTTGAAGCTAATACAACAATTATAAGATAAACAAAATAGAAAATGCACTTCTATATTTTAATAGTTGGGAGTGCATTTTTATTATAAATAAAATTTAAATTAAGAAATCACAAGTTTTAGACTATTTATCTCAAATATTGGTTATAAGAAGGAGCTTTATGAAAGTTGAAAAAAATTTTAAAAGAAAAATTATGCTATTAGGAATTTTTGTCCTTCTACTTACTAGTTGCGGAGGTGGCGGAGGAGGTGGCGGTGGTGGAAGCTCGAATCTTCCAATAAAACCAAGTACTCCATTAATTCCAGGAAAACCAAGTGTTCCAAAGTTTGAAGTTGAGGATGTAAAGGTTGGAATTTTTGATTCAGATTTTTTAACAAATAAAGATAAAATAGAGGCTAAATATAAAAATATAGAAATTTTAAATAGAGATCCAACTATTGGGAATCCTAGTACAGATGACCACGGAGAAACTGTACTTGCAGTTTTAAGGGAAGACGCAGACTTTGGTGTGATAGCAGCGAGCATAGGTGCAACTAAAAAAGCAGATAAAGAAGGTGAAAAAGATGAAGAAATAATAGTACCAACATCTCTAGTATATCAACAAGTATTGGCAAGAATGAATGAGAAAGGTATTAAAGTTTTTAATCAATCTTTTGGAACACCTGAGCAGATGTTAGATCCTATATTTGGAAATGAAGGAAGCAGAATAGCAACACTAGGAACTTCATTAGAAGATGGAAAAAAGATATATGAATTTTATAGAGATACAGTAAGAAATAAAAAAGGAGTTTTTATATGGGCTGCTGGTAATTCTGAAGAGAATAATGCCTCTCTTGAAGCAGGACTTCCACATTATTATCCTGATTTAGAAAAAGGATGGATTAGTGTAGTAGGAGTAAATACAGATGATGATATACAAACTAATAAAACAGGGAAAATAAATATAAATCATTATTACAATCCAAATGAAAAGAAAGAAACAAAGTTATCCTTCGCGGGAGAAGCGAAATGGTGGTCTATTGCGTCTAATTTTCGTTCATTAGAATTTATTATAGAGGGGGAAAAATATGTTGGAATAGGCTCTTCATATGCTGCACCAAGGGTTTCAAGGGCAGTAGCTCTAGTAGCTGAGGAATATCCATGGATGACTCCAGACCAAATACGTCAAACTTTATTTACAACCACAGATAGAACAGAAATAGCTAAAATGGAAATTTATCAAAGAAGGACAGAAAAAATTCCCGATGATGAATATGGATGGGGAATGTTAAATACAAGAAGAGCATTAGATGGTCCAGGTGCTTTTATTAATACATTAAAAAATGGAGATAACTCGACTTTTGTTGCTGATATCCCAAATGGAATGGATTCAATATTTAGTAATAATATATGGGGAGATGGAGGCTTAGATAAGCGAGGTAGAGGGAAATTAGTGTTAGAAGGAAATAATTCATATACAGGTGGAAGTATTATAAGAGAAGGGACATTAGCAATTAAGAAAATTCATGCAGGAGGAGTAGTTGTAAAATCAGCAGGAACTTTGGAGCTAGGAAAAAATGCAAAAATTGGCTATAATAATGCAGGAAAGCTTATAAATGATAAAATAATCAGTGATGAAAATATTATAGCTGCAAATGTTGATAATTATGGGACAGTAAAATTCGATGGTTCAGGTGCTATAATAGGAGGAAATTACACTGCTTACCCAGGCTCTATAACTCAAGCAGGTTTTGATGATAATGTAAAAGTAAGAGGGATTTATAAAAATAGTGGACAATTAAAAGTTCTTTCAAAAGAATATGTAAGTGGTATTCAAAAAGGAACAATTATTAGTGCAGATGGAGTAGATGGAACAGTAAATGAAGTTATAATTGAAGGAATGAAAAAAGCCAGTGCAAAAGTAGCTGGTGGTGATATAGTTGTAGAATTATCAAGACAAAATCCAGTTGACTATATAGGAAATGCAGAAGAATCATCAAAGAATGTAGCACAAAATGTAGAAAATGTATTTGCAGATTTAGATGAAAAAGTAAAAGCGGGAACAGCAAGTCAAGAAGAGTTAGTTATGGCTGCTGCAATGCAAAGTATGTCAACAAGTACATTCACTACGGCGACAGAAAAAATGTCTGGAGAAATATATGCCTCAGCTCAGGCTCTAACTTTCTCACAAGCACAGAATATAAATAGAGATTTATCAAACAGATTGGCAGGATTAGACAATTTAAAACTTTCAAACGGAGAAACACAAGCTTGGTTTTCAGCAATAGGAAGTGATGGAAAATTAAGAAGAGATGGTTATGCTTCAGCAGATACTCGTGTAGCAGGTGGACAATTCGGACTTGATAGAAAATTTAGTAATAATACAAATCTAGGTGTAGCTTTGGCATATTCACATGCGAAAGCAGATTTCAATCGTTATGCAGGAAATTCAAAGAGTGATATGGTAGGAATATCATTGTATGGAAAGAAAGAATTAGCTGATAATTTCTATACAGCAGGTAGAATAGGAATATCGCATGTATCAACAAAGGTTGAAAGAGAACTGATAGATGGTTTAGGAAACACAGTACAAGGAAGAGTAAAACATGATGATATAATGAGTTCTGTTTATTTAGAAGTTGGAAAGAGTTTTAAATGGCTGACACCATTTGTTGGTTATTCACAAGATTATTTAAGAAGAGGCAGTTTTTCAGAATCAAATGCAGCATGGGGAATACATGCAGATTCAAAGAACTATTGGAATTCAAATTTCTTAGTAGGACTTAGAGCAGAATTTATGTTAGATAAATATAAATTCCAATCATATATAACACAGGCAATAAATGTAGGAAAAAGAGATTTAGCGTATGATGGACATTTCACAGGAAGTACAGTAAAACAAAGATATCAAGGTGTAAAACAGGCAAAAAATACAACATGGTTAGGTGTGGGAGTATTTAGAGAAATTACACCAAACTTTGGAGTTTATGGAAATGTGGACTTTAGAGTGGAAGATGGCAAGAGAGCAGATTCAGTATTCTCAGCAGGTTTACAATATAAATTTTAAATTATATAGTAAATTGTTATGAAACAAAATTTATATGGTTTTACTGTATTTACTATAATAATATATAAAAAGATATATTTTTTGCTGCTAATGGATTAAATTTAATGTACTGCAGCCCCTATCTTAGATTTAAGATAGGGGTTGCAGTTTTTTTGTAAATAGAAAGAAATAAAAAATTTTTCTTGTTAAAGTAAGTATAGACATTATAAATTTAAAGGTTGTGATTTATTTGGTTCATAGCAAATTTTTTAGAAAATCATTAAAATCTAAACTATTACTATATATAAGAATAAGAAAAGTTTAGTTATAAAATAAAATATGCTATAATATAAAATACGAAATTATATATTTTATAATTGAGTTTAAATAAATTAATGTTGTTGTAAATTAATGAATGGAAAGAAAATAGTTCATTACTAATTAAAATTTAGAAAGTTATAAATTTAAGGAGGAAACTTACAACAGCACAACTAAAATAAATAATGTTTTAATGAGGAGTAGAAATGGAGAAAATTTTTAATTCAATATCAAAAAGTTTAGTTATTCCGGTTGATAAAATTCAAAATACAATACAGCTTTTAGATGATGGAGCAACTGTACCTTTTATAGCAAGATATAGAAAGGAAGTTACAGGAAATTTAGATGAGGTACAAATTGAAAGTATTTTGGAAAAAGTAAGCTATTTAAGAAACTTAGAAAAGAGAAAAGAAGAAGTAATAAGGCTTATTGAAGAGCAGGGTAAATTGACTGAGGAATTAAAACTTGATATTGAAAAAGCAGAAATACTGCAAGAAGTTGAAGATATATATTTTCCATATAGAAAAAAGAAGAAAACTAAAGCAGATATAGCTAAGGAAAAAGGTTTGGAACCATTGGCAGAAAAATTTTATCTTCTATCTACAATGGATGAGCTAAAAAATGAAGCTAACAATTTTATAACAGAAGAAGTTTTAACTATAGAGGAAGCTATAGAGGGAGCTATGCTTATAATAGCTCAAAATATTTCAGAAAAAGCAGAGTATAGAGAGAGAATTAGAGAAATTTATACCAAGGAATCAACAATGGAAGTAAAGGCAAGTAAAAAAGCCGGAGAATTAGATGAAAAGAAAATTTACTCTGATTATTATGAACACAATGAAAAGATTCTAAAAATGCCTTCTCATAGGATATTAGCTATAAATAGAGGGGAAAAAGAAGAAATACTGACAGTTCATTTAAGACTGGAGGAAACAGAAAGAAATAAGGTAGAGGATACAATAATGAGAGAATTTCCTAAAAATTCTCTACAAGAAACATATAAAGCTATTATAGTGGATTCTTTAGATAGGCTTATAACGCCGTCTATTGAAAGAGAAGTTAGAAATATTTTAACTGATAGGGCGGAAAATGAGTCAATTGAAGTATTCAAAGATAATTTAAAAAACCTTTTATTACAAGCTCCTTTAAAAGAAAAAAATATTTTAGCCTTAGACCCTGGTTATAGAACAGGATGTAAGGTGGCAGTAATAGATAAATTTGGTTTTTATAGGGAGAATACAGTTTTTTATTTAGTTGAAGAAATGCATAATGTTAAACAACTAAAAGAGGCCAAAGAAAAGTTCATAAATCTTGTAAAAAAATACAATATAGATATTGTAGCTATAGGAAATGGAACGGCTTCGAGGGAAACTGAGGTTTTTGTAGCCAACATTATAAAAGAGGAAAAATTAAGTATAAAATATTTAATTGTCAATGAGGCAGGTGCTTCTGTATATTCTGCCTCTAAAATAGCAGCTGAAGAATTTCCTGATTTAGATGTAACGGTAAGAGGAGCAATATCAATAGGAAGAAGAATACAAGATCCGCTTGCGGAATTAGTAAAAATTGATCCTAAATCAATAGGTGTTGGAATGTATCAACATGATGTAAATCAAAATCGTCTGGATGAATCACTGGATAATGTTATAAGTAATGTGGTAAACAATGTTGGGGCGAATATAAATACGGCATCTTGGGCATTGCTTTCTCATATTTCAGGAATAAAAAAGACTGTGGCAAAAAATATAGTTGACTATAGAAAAGAAAATGGAAATTTTAAGAATAGAAAAGAGATATTAAAGGTAAAGGGAGTCGGAGCTAAATCATACGAACAGATGGCAGGTTTCTTAGTAATTCCTGATGGAGATAATATTTTGGATAACACAGTTATACATCCGGAATCTTATCATATCGGAGAAGCGATATTAAAGGAAATTGGCTTTGACTTGGAAAGATATGACAAAGAACTAAATGATGCTAGAGAAAAATTAAAAAGTTTTAACTATAAAATTTTTGCTGAAAAGAATAATTTTGGTTTGGAAACAGTTAAAGATGTATATGAGGCACTTTCTAAAGAAAGAAGAGATCCAAGAGAAGATTTTGAAAAACCACTTTTGAAATCAGAAATCTTAAATATTGATAATTTATTTGAAGGCTTGGAGTTAGAAGGGACGGTTAGAAATGTTGTAAAATTTGGAGCATTCGTCGATATAGGACTAAAAAATGATGCACTTTTACATATTTCTGAAATTTCTGATAAATTTATCGATGATCCGAGCAAGGTTTTATCAGTTGGACAAATTATAAAAATCAAGATAAAAGATGTAGATAAAGAAAGAGGTAGGGTAGGTTTAACAAGGAAAGGAATTTAAATATGACATTAAAAAAAGATTCTCTGCTTTTTAGAATAATAACATATAATGGTATAGCGATAATATTTGTATCTACAGTTATGGCTGTATTATTTGGAATTATTACGGTAAATGAAATTAATAATCGTCTTTTAGATAAATCAAGAGAAAAAGTGACGATTTTAAATAAGGCCTATATTTCACTTATCGAAAAAACAGAGAGAGAATTGTTTGATGCAGTTAGTAATGCCTTAGATTTAAGGGCATTGATAGATGAAGAAGAAATTCAGAATAGATTATCCGAATTAGTTAAGAACCAACTTAGCTTAGAATCCTATCCTAAATATAATAAAGCATACATTCAAACTCTATCAGAGAATAGAAAAATACTTAGTGAGAGCGGAAGCAGGGAAATAAAATATGACATATTAAGTAATGCAGAATGGGTCCCAAGCTCAAAAACCTTGGGAGCTAAACACTATTATTTTATTGGAACAAACAATAATTTATATGTCAGAGTGATTAATCAATATAGGGCTAATGACTTAAATGAAAAAAATTATATAGTATTAACTTTTCCAATTAGTAATTATAATTTGGATGTTGTTAGAAACTTTGGCTATATAAAATCAGAAGATAAGATATTTATACTTTCTCGTAATAATTATATCACAGGAGAAATAGGCTCTGAAAAAATAAATGATTTTATAAAAATAAAATCAAAACTGAGGTTAAATGAAAAATTAAAAGGTTCAGATTATTACTATGCAGAAAGGAAAATAAATGAGGAACCTTATTATCTAGCTATATCTTCTTTTAAAGATGATACAGATAATGTTGTAGGTGGTGTAGGAATAGCTATATCAAAAAAAGGCTTTTTAGCTGTAAAATATATGTTGGCAACAATGATACTTGCAATCAGTTTACTTTCGGTAATAGTAAGTACAGCACTTTGTGCAAGAATTTTTACTAAACTTTTATATCCACTTTCTGTGTTGGCGGATAAAACAAAGGGTATAGGAAAAGAAAAAATGGAAGTAGAATTTGAGGAAGAAAGTGTCTATGAAATAAGGACTATAGCCAATTCAATTAAGACCATGGCACAAAGAATTGCTTGTAATGAGAAGCAACTACTGAATAAAAATGAAAAATTAAATATGAACTTAAATAGAATAGTAGCTGTTGAAAACATTTTAATGGGAGTAGATATAGATAGAAATTTTTTTGAAAGTATAACCAAGATAATTAGAGCATTGACATCTGAAATAGGAATGGCATATAGTAGAGCTATATATATGGAATATGAAGAGGAAAGAAATCAACTACTTGCAAAAGAACTATCAGTAAATCCGGTAATAACTTCAAATATTGATGAGTATACTAAAGGTATAGGAGGCTTTGCTTTTCAAATAAAAGATTTAAAAAATTTATTACCACTATTAAAAGTAAAATATGAGCCGGGACATTTATTTTGGGAAAGTATGGAATCCGGGAAAATAATTTATCATAATGATAAGGGTTATAAATTTAATTTTGGAAATGAGCTTTTTAAAAGTTTGGGTTTCACCAATTTTTTAATATTTCCAATTTCAGATCAGGATATTAAAATTGGTTGTATTTTACTTGATTATTTCGGCACTGAAAAAAAGATTTCAGATGAAGAGGTCGAAGTTTTAACACTTTTACTTATGAACTTAATCATTAGAGTAAAAAATGATATACAGGAAGAAAAAAAATTGACTACAGAAAGAATCTTAACCATGATTAAGACATCAAATAAGTTCTTAGATAGTAATGAGAAGTTAATGAGAAAGACTCAAAACTTTATTGAAAAAGTTATTAATAGAGAGTATAATAATAAGGATATAGTTAAAATAAATAGATTTCTAGAGGAAGAAAGAAGACAGAATAATATAATGAAGGCTGTTTTGGATAATTCTGAAAGAAATTTTAAAATAGTTAATATAGAGAAATTATTGAGAAAAATTGTAAAAGATCATGAGCTTGTTATGAATAAATATGGAATAAATTTATCCTTATTTACTAATTTTTCTGGGAATATTTATGCAGATAAGAAAAAAATTTATCAAATGTTTGTTGAACTTATAAAAAATTCAATAGAAGCAATACTAATAAGAAACAAACTTGATAAAAAAATTAATATTGTTTTGGCAAGTGAAGAAGGAAATAGAGTTGTTTTGGAGATAAGTGATAATGGAATTGGAATGGAGCAAGCTGAATTAAATCAACTTAAAAAACCTTACTCATCTGAAAAGAAAAATATTCTTGGGTTGGGACTTACAACAATTTACAGCATTGTACGAGAACATAGAGGTATTATAAGAATAACTTCAGAACTGGATGAAGGAACGAAAGTTAGAATAATTTTTAATGAATATAGGGAGGAAAATAACTTATGAACGAAAAGGAATATGTAGAAACTCTACATTTACCAAAGACAGATTTTCAAATGAAGGCAAATTTACCGAATAAAGAGCCTAAATATGTAAAAAAATGGACAGATGAAAAAATTTATGAAAAAGGATTGGCAAAAAATACAGATAAAATTTTTATTCTTCATGATGGGCCTCCTTATGCAAATGGAAACACTCATATAGGACATGCATTAAATAAAATTTTAAAAGATATAATTGTAAAATATAAAACATTGAGAGGCTATAAATCACCTTATATACCCGGTTGGGATACTCATGGCTTACCAATAGAATTTAAAGTAACTCAAGATTTAGGAGCTAAAGCAAAAGAATTATCCGCTCTTGAAATAAGAAAACTATGTGAAGAATATGCTAGAAAATGGGTGGGAATTCAAAAAGAACAATTTATAAGATTAGGTGTTTTAGGTGATTGGGATAATCCATATTTGACTCTTGCTCCGGAATTTGAAGCTAAACAGTTGGAACTTTTTGGTGAAATATATGAAAAAGGCTATATATTTAAAGGGTTAAAACCAGTTTACTGGTCACCGGTTACAGAAACAGCCTTAGCAGAAGCTGAAATAGAATATCATGATCATACTTCACCTTCTATTTATGTTAAGATGAAGGCAAATGAAGATTTAACTAAAAAATTAGGAATAAATGAAGATATCTATATTGTAATATGGACAACAACACCTTGGACATTACCTGCGAATGTGGCTATATGTTTAAACGCAGAATTTGAATATGGAGTATATAAGACAGAAAAAGGGAACTTAATTTTAGCTAAAGACTTAGCTGAAGGAGCTTTTAAAGAAATAGGAATAGAAAGTATAGAGCTTATTAAAGAGTTCAAAGGGGATTTTATAGAAAACTGTTCATATCAACATCCTTTCTTGGATAGAACAGGCTATATATTATTAGGAGATCATGTAACTGCTGATGCGGGAACAGGTTGTGTACATACAGCACCTGGACACGGACAAGATGACTATGTTGTGGGAATAAGATATAAAATGCCTGTTATTTCTCCAGTAAATAATAAAGGTTATATGACAGAAGAAGCTGGACAGTTTGCCGGACTTTTCTATAAAGAGGCTAATAAAGCTATAATAGAACACATAACTAATACAGGTCATTTACTACAAATGAAGGAAATAAGACACTCTTATCCACATGATTGGAGATCTAAAACTCCTGTAATATTCAGAGCTACAGAACAATGGTTTGTAAGAATGGAAGGTGGAGATTTAAGAGAAAAAACTCTGGAAGCTATAGATAAGGTTGAGTTTATTCCATCATGGGGAAGAAATAGAATAAGAGCAATGATGGAAACAAGACCTGATTGGTGTATATCAAGACAAAGAGTTTGGGGAGTACCAATACCAATATTTTTTAATGATGAAACAAATGAAGAAATATTTCATAAAGAAATATTGGCAAGAATTTGTGATTTAGTTAGAAAAGAAGGTTCAAATGTTTGGTTTGAAAAAAGTGCAGAAGATTTAATTGGTGAAGAATTATTAGAAAAATATAATTTGAAAAATAT
The Fusobacterium russii ATCC 25533 genome window above contains:
- a CDS encoding 2-hydroxyacyl-CoA dehydratase subunit D, yielding MAGKMEKLPNKKPRPIEGHKPAAAVLRGVVDKVYANAWEAKRRGELVGWSSSKFPIELAKAFDLNVVYPENHAASTAAKKDGLRLCQAAEDMGYDNDICGYARISLAYAAGEPTDARRMPQPDFLLCCNNICNMMTKWYENIARMHNIPLIMIDIPFSNTVDTPEEKIDYLIGQFEHAIKQLEDLTGKKFDEKKFEEACARANRTAAAWLKSCNYMSYKPSPLSGFDLFNHMADIVAARCDEEAAMGFELLAQEFEQSIKDGTSTWEYPEEHRILFEGIPCWPGLRPLFEPLKDNGVNVTAVVYAPAFGFRYENMREMAAAYCKAPCSVCIETGVEWRETMAKENGISGALVNYNRSCKPWSGAMPEIERRWKEDLGIPVVHFDGDQADERNFSTEQYNTRVQGLVEIMNERKAEKLAKGEEVYTNFENTKETDWSKPTLK
- a CDS encoding 2-hydroxyacyl-CoA dehydratase subunit D, with protein sequence MAEIKELLNDFKYYANNPRKQLDKYLAEGKKAVGIFPYYAPEEIVYAAGIVPFGVWGGQGPIEQAKNYFPTFYYSLALRCLEMALDGTLDGLSASMITTLDDTLRPFSQNYKVSAGRKIPMIFLNHGQHRKEDFGKKYNARIFNKAKEELEKICDVKITDENLKKAFKVYNENREEKRKFIKLAATHPQTIKASDRCYVLKSSYFMLKDEHTALLKQLNEKLEALPEEKWDGVKVVTSGVITDNPGLLEVFDNYKVCVVADDVAHESRGLKVDIDLSIEDPMLALADQFARMDEDPILYDPDIYKRPKYVLDLVKENKADGCLLFMMNFNDTEEMEYPSLKQAFEAAKVPLIKMGYDQQMADFGQVKTQLETFNEIVQLSRW
- a CDS encoding leucine-rich repeat domain-containing protein, with the protein product MSQNIWENDDFIFKGDELKGMTPKGKDKVKSQGFTDMVIPETTPEGIPIKKIGSEAFYRRGLTSVVIPDTVESIGYDAFGVCKLKEVKLPSALVEIQGFAFYNNKLENVVFGGKERIIEPSAFAMNKLEIVNLPASLEEIGASAFYKNELSSIKFPEGMKKIDMYAFLKNNISEVEIPKNIEVLHRNAFEANTTIIR
- a CDS encoding autotransporter serine protease fusolisin, which translates into the protein MKVEKNFKRKIMLLGIFVLLLTSCGGGGGGGGGGSSNLPIKPSTPLIPGKPSVPKFEVEDVKVGIFDSDFLTNKDKIEAKYKNIEILNRDPTIGNPSTDDHGETVLAVLREDADFGVIAASIGATKKADKEGEKDEEIIVPTSLVYQQVLARMNEKGIKVFNQSFGTPEQMLDPIFGNEGSRIATLGTSLEDGKKIYEFYRDTVRNKKGVFIWAAGNSEENNASLEAGLPHYYPDLEKGWISVVGVNTDDDIQTNKTGKININHYYNPNEKKETKLSFAGEAKWWSIASNFRSLEFIIEGEKYVGIGSSYAAPRVSRAVALVAEEYPWMTPDQIRQTLFTTTDRTEIAKMEIYQRRTEKIPDDEYGWGMLNTRRALDGPGAFINTLKNGDNSTFVADIPNGMDSIFSNNIWGDGGLDKRGRGKLVLEGNNSYTGGSIIREGTLAIKKIHAGGVVVKSAGTLELGKNAKIGYNNAGKLINDKIISDENIIAANVDNYGTVKFDGSGAIIGGNYTAYPGSITQAGFDDNVKVRGIYKNSGQLKVLSKEYVSGIQKGTIISADGVDGTVNEVIIEGMKKASAKVAGGDIVVELSRQNPVDYIGNAEESSKNVAQNVENVFADLDEKVKAGTASQEELVMAAAMQSMSTSTFTTATEKMSGEIYASAQALTFSQAQNINRDLSNRLAGLDNLKLSNGETQAWFSAIGSDGKLRRDGYASADTRVAGGQFGLDRKFSNNTNLGVALAYSHAKADFNRYAGNSKSDMVGISLYGKKELADNFYTAGRIGISHVSTKVERELIDGLGNTVQGRVKHDDIMSSVYLEVGKSFKWLTPFVGYSQDYLRRGSFSESNAAWGIHADSKNYWNSNFLVGLRAEFMLDKYKFQSYITQAINVGKRDLAYDGHFTGSTVKQRYQGVKQAKNTTWLGVGVFREITPNFGVYGNVDFRVEDGKRADSVFSAGLQYKF
- a CDS encoding Tex family protein, with product MEKIFNSISKSLVIPVDKIQNTIQLLDDGATVPFIARYRKEVTGNLDEVQIESILEKVSYLRNLEKRKEEVIRLIEEQGKLTEELKLDIEKAEILQEVEDIYFPYRKKKKTKADIAKEKGLEPLAEKFYLLSTMDELKNEANNFITEEVLTIEEAIEGAMLIIAQNISEKAEYRERIREIYTKESTMEVKASKKAGELDEKKIYSDYYEHNEKILKMPSHRILAINRGEKEEILTVHLRLEETERNKVEDTIMREFPKNSLQETYKAIIVDSLDRLITPSIEREVRNILTDRAENESIEVFKDNLKNLLLQAPLKEKNILALDPGYRTGCKVAVIDKFGFYRENTVFYLVEEMHNVKQLKEAKEKFINLVKKYNIDIVAIGNGTASRETEVFVANIIKEEKLSIKYLIVNEAGASVYSASKIAAEEFPDLDVTVRGAISIGRRIQDPLAELVKIDPKSIGVGMYQHDVNQNRLDESLDNVISNVVNNVGANINTASWALLSHISGIKKTVAKNIVDYRKENGNFKNRKEILKVKGVGAKSYEQMAGFLVIPDGDNILDNTVIHPESYHIGEAILKEIGFDLERYDKELNDAREKLKSFNYKIFAEKNNFGLETVKDVYEALSKERRDPREDFEKPLLKSEILNIDNLFEGLELEGTVRNVVKFGAFVDIGLKNDALLHISEISDKFIDDPSKVLSVGQIIKIKIKDVDKERGRVGLTRKGI